A single region of the Penaeus monodon isolate SGIC_2016 chromosome 18, NSTDA_Pmon_1, whole genome shotgun sequence genome encodes:
- the LOC119584480 gene encoding uncharacterized protein LOC119584480 isoform X2, protein MIMCSHHRQPRRHRPCLPPASPPPTGPTTAWTNSRTSTKYDSYRVTDTTKTLLFTAALEMESVCLCCSSEKGPGMNFFLLTSTDQKVLLGNRIKSQMCCAFPVETVTVSRPPDVKIGTVEGHSKNFALKNASGDILCNLEMKDRGCCDCSDKVYQVVPSSAPYSQGLVEIHCDGCMITFPSDMDVISKALLICFAINLLYSREEDRKQD, encoded by the exons ATGATTATGTGCAG TCATCATCGGCAGCCCCGGCGGCACCGTCCGTGCCTTCCACCAGCATCCCCCCCACCTACTGGACCTACCACGGCTTGGACCAACTCGCGAACCTCCACCAAGT ATGACAGCTACCGAGTGACCGACACAACGAAGACTTTACTCTTCACAGCCGCCTTAGAGATGGAGTCCGTGTGCCTATGTTGCTCCTCAGAGAAAGGGCCTGGAATGAACTTCTTCCTCCTCACCAGCACCGATCAAAAGGTCCTGCTGGGTAATCGAATTAAGAGTCAAATGTGCTGTGCCTTTCCAGTTGAG ACTGTAACCGTCAGCCGGCCTCCAGATGTCAAAATAGGAACAGTTGAAGGACATAGCAAGAACTTCGCCTTAAAGAATGCCTCAGGAGATATCCTTTGCAACCTGGAGATGAAAGACCGTGGTTGCTGTGACTGTAGTGACAAGGTATACCAG GTGGTGCCCTCTTCAGCACCTTACAGCCAAGGCTTAGTTGAAATTCATTGTGACGGTTGCATGATTACCTTCCCCTCTGATATGGATGTCATCTCAAAAGCTCTGCTAATCTGCTTTGCTATTAATTTG CTATATtcaagagaagaagacagaaaacagGACTGA
- the LOC119584480 gene encoding uncharacterized protein LOC119584480 isoform X1, translated as MSQAVPPPPPSYEEAMLGRPADPAASTMPPLTTCNTMHDYVQSSSAAPAAPSVPSTSIPPTYWTYHGLDQLANLHQVCVSDRKHDSYRVTDTTKTLLFTAALEMESVCLCCSSEKGPGMNFFLLTSTDQKVLLGNRIKSQMCCAFPVETVTVSRPPDVKIGTVEGHSKNFALKNASGDILCNLEMKDRGCCDCSDKVYQVVPSSAPYSQGLVEIHCDGCMITFPSDMDVISKALLICFAINLLYSREEDRKQD; from the exons ATGAGCCAGGcagtgccgccgccgccgccgtcctaCGAGGAGGCCATGCTCGGGCGGCCGGCGGATCCAGCGGCCTCGACGATGCCTCCGCTGACGACGTGCAACACCATGCATGATTATGTGCAG TCATCATCGGCAGCCCCGGCGGCACCGTCCGTGCCTTCCACCAGCATCCCCCCCACCTACTGGACCTACCACGGCTTGGACCAACTCGCGAACCTCCACCAAGTGTGCGTCAGCGATCGTAAAC ATGACAGCTACCGAGTGACCGACACAACGAAGACTTTACTCTTCACAGCCGCCTTAGAGATGGAGTCCGTGTGCCTATGTTGCTCCTCAGAGAAAGGGCCTGGAATGAACTTCTTCCTCCTCACCAGCACCGATCAAAAGGTCCTGCTGGGTAATCGAATTAAGAGTCAAATGTGCTGTGCCTTTCCAGTTGAG ACTGTAACCGTCAGCCGGCCTCCAGATGTCAAAATAGGAACAGTTGAAGGACATAGCAAGAACTTCGCCTTAAAGAATGCCTCAGGAGATATCCTTTGCAACCTGGAGATGAAAGACCGTGGTTGCTGTGACTGTAGTGACAAGGTATACCAG GTGGTGCCCTCTTCAGCACCTTACAGCCAAGGCTTAGTTGAAATTCATTGTGACGGTTGCATGATTACCTTCCCCTCTGATATGGATGTCATCTCAAAAGCTCTGCTAATCTGCTTTGCTATTAATTTG CTATATtcaagagaagaagacagaaaacagGACTGA